TTTGGATTGTAGAACCAAAATTTTTATGTAGTGCTTCCTTTTGCAGTAAATTAAATCTCCCTGGAATGAAAAGTATGGTGATTCATAAttccacttcatcaacaaaaggtaatctATGGCTATTCTGGAATACTTCTTTAGCTACTCCTCAAGTTGTTTCAATATCTAGTCAAATGATAACTGTTAGCATTGGTGATGTGTTGGTATATGGTGTTCATGCTCATGTTAAAAAAAGTCAAACAAAATTTTTATGGTCAGAAATGGAAATCATTAGTCAGTTTCAAAAACCATGGATTGTGCTTGGTGATTTTAATGCAATTACTTCACCTGATGAAAAAGTAGGAGGTAAAACTCCAAACATAAACTCAATGTTAGACTTTATTCATTGCCTAAATGCATGTAATTTACTCCCAGCTCCTAAGACAGGTCAACAATACTCTTGGTCCAACTGTCAACAAGGAAAAAAGAGGATCTTATGTATTTTGGATAGAGTTGTTTTCAATTCTTTATGGTTACAAAAATATGGTGATTGGGGGTATAAAGTTGGCTTGAGAATTGTATCAGATCAGGCACCATTTTTGGGTGGTTGTGCAAGTATaccaaaaccaaaaaatgttcctTGGAGATTTCAGAAAATGTGGATTGATCATCCATCCTTTTTGTCACAATTGAAGAAAGTTTGGTCAGAACATATCATTGGTGATCCTGCCTTTATATTCATGCAGAagcttaaaaattaaaaaaattcttaaGTGAATGGAATTGGAGTGTTTTTGGTAATGTTCATACCAAGATTAAGGAAGCTGAAGATAAAGTTAAAAGTGCAATGGAACTATCTGATAAAAATCCTTTGGATGAAAGTCTTCTGGCCAATTTAGTTGAAGCACAGAATGAACATGCTAAATAGAGAAGTACAAGCTAATACTCTTATGAGACTTAAATCAAGGGGAAAATGGATTACAGATGGGTCAGCAAATACTGGATACTTTCATGCTAAAATGAAGATTAGGCAAGCAAAAAATTCAATTAGTGAACTAGAAGATAACAATGGAAATATTATTTGTGAGCAATCACAAATTGCTGACTCCTTAGTTCAACATTTCCAACAGAAGTTTGAAGCTCAAGAGGTTAATATTGCTGAAGATTTGCTTAATGTCATTCCCTCAGTTATTACAGCTGAAGACCAAGCAATGTTGGATTCCATTCCAACTACTGAAGAAATTAAGCAAATTTTGTTTGAAATGGACTCAGATAGTGCACCTGGTCCAGATGGCTTCTCTGGAGCCTTTTACAAAAGTTGCTGGGAAATAATTCAAATGGACTTAAAGGAAGCAATCCAATTTTGCTGGAGAAGGAGATTTATTCCTAAAGGTCTTAATTCAAACTTCTTAACTCTTATTCCTAAATGTGCAGGTGCAAAAAAAAGCAAGCCAGTTCAGGCCAATTGGATTAAGCAATGTATTATTCAAAATATTCACAAAAATCATTTCTGTCAGAATGAATGGACTTatggaaaaattaatttcaccacAACAGGTTGCTTATGTCAAAGAAAGAAGCATTCAAGAACAAGTACTTATATCTTCAGAGATGGTGAATGaaatgagagaaaaaaaagaggagGTAATGTGGCTTTCAAACTAGATATTTCTCAAGCTTATGATTTTGTAAGCTGGAAATTTATTTTTAAAGTTATGCATAAGTATGGTTTTTCCTTATCTTGGTGTGGTTGGTTATTAACCATGTTTAAATCTGCAAAACTATCAGTAATGGTCAATGGAGGACCATGTGGTTTTTTCTCAATGCATAGGGGACTTAAATAGGGTGATCCATTATCCcctattttgtttattttgatggaagatgtgTTGAGTAGAAACATTACAAGTTTGGTTAATACAGGGAAGATAACTCCAATGGTTGTTAGAAATGGAATTTATCCAACACGCTTATTTTTGCTGATGATGTGTTCTTGTTCAGCAATGGAACTAAGAAGACTCTGGATTGTCTCTTTAAGCTACTTGAAAAATATCAAAACAGCTCTGGTCAGTTGATCAACAAAGCTAAGAGCAAGTGTTTCATGGATGGTACTACTTCAATCAGAAAGCAACAAGTTAGCAGCATGGTTGTTATGGATGTCTCTTGTTTTCCTGATAAATATCTTGATATTATACTAGCTCCAGGCAGAGTCACTACTGAAATCGTTTGGCCAATAGTGGTAATGCTTAAGAACAAACTTGCAGCTTGGAAAGGAAGGTTATTGTCATTTCATGATAGACTTATTCTTGTCAAATCAGTTTTGTGCAGTTATCCTCTATATAATATGGCAGTTTACAAATGGCCATCTTCAGTTATAAAGATTTGTGAAAAATTAATAAGAAATTTTCTATGGTCAGGGGATGGTGATGCTAGGAAGTACAAAATTCTATCTTGGAAGAAGGTCTGTGTTCCATATGATGAAGGGGGTTTGGGAATTAGAAGGCTAGAAGTTATTAACGGAGCTTTGCTTATGAAAATGATGTGAAAGTTGATTTTTTCTTCAGATGAATGGGCTCTGTTCTTTACTGCTAAGTTTAAAAATAAATATGGTATCTGGTTCTCAGGATGGAAGTTATCATCAGTAAAAGAAGGTCTACAATGGGCCTGGAATGCATTACAATAAGATATTTCATGGAAAGTTGGCAATGGAGCTGATATCTCAGTGTGGTTTGACACTTGGTATGGTTCCTCTCCTTTAATTCATGAGATTGGTTATACagagtttattcataataatatgcAGTTAAAAGTTCAGGACTTAATCATTAATAGTGAATGGCATATCTatcctcagctgcaacaattctTGCAGATTGATAATATGCCTTACATTCACAGTGGAACTGATTCCATAATATGGAACTTACATAGCAGTGGAAAATTCAATACTGCAATGGCAGTGGAGAAAATAAGATTCaaaatcttctttgaaggaggttCATATACATAGTTTCAAAAACAGAATTATGAAGACACTTCAAGCTAATGGTGCAAGGATGAGAGGCTCCAGATGGAATAATGACTATGAAATTCAAATTCTTAGTCTTTTCAAAATAGGATCTTAAATTGCTCCTTGATTGATGTAATTCCTTAGTTTTCTTTTACTtccttctttttgttgtttctattTGTGATCTATAGTAACTTTTGTAACCCTTTTGTTCGTCAATAAATGAAAAAAtgtgatttagcaaaaaaaaaagtaacttaTATAAACTTTTTTTAGGTGATATTACATAGTAAGAAattacttagcgctcatctaggatatttaagatacaagcaacCCGtttaattccacagccacactccccacaaagatatagcaattaagcacatgttcatttaagaactcttccccatttgatgtcattcccaagagaacaacatgagtgaccttgctttatgaaaaagaaggattttgtcgaaaattaacaaaccacatggatttATATCCGGAAAATCGAGTTTAGAataatctcaacgccagttacggacaaaaagataattttaatcgatatgactcaacataagaaaatcttatggagtgtgtcaagcagtaaaaacacagaagtgtgatcacgagtagatcaatactgcgagaaaattttcaaagagtttgttctattttccgtttataaaaaacataatagatttaacttctgagcatatatgaaatatcagctAGATCCACGAAAAATGTAAAGgcacatatatttcataagacttttgaAATAATTAAACCTATAATGATTTCATACTGcaatttcatcttccaacaactctataatttaaagaaataaatctaaaaacatgcaagatgaaaaacgttggaaatagcttatgtaatcacaatttttgctataccaaaccctagttatccttcttaaaagtaagaataaattctcacaagaaattTCCTAATaaatcagagaaataaaagaaaataacatGTGTTTCATAATCTTAGACTTCATCtatttcttcatacctttctgcaactccatcgaATAACGAGTCACCAACATCTTTAACACGTTGAGTGGTTGATATGTTGTGTTCCTGGTTTAGCACGCCAACCTTCTGATTTGCAATACTTtttaaatattccttttacaattatacccttatggataataactagtgaaatttaaaaatgatttatctctcaaactacaccatggattttcgcaaacttcataccattgaaaagcattttaaaacacctatgtaacgaatataaacatgcctatcaaattatgcatatttcttatactaacaataattaattaaaaggataattttaaatatatctccttgtttagtgatataggtcatctaatatgggacaaaatctaaaagtaaataggtcaactaatagtggacggagggagtatatagatAAAAGTTAGTCTTGGaaggtcataatacttatcaatttaCTAGGAATGCAAGCCTAACTTTCAGTACGGAACTTAAATTTCTAAAacaaattatacacgtacgtatccgTTCCGAACTACTCCCCGAATAACGAACCATTGACCGACTTTTTGACCGAATCTGACCTATCCGAATCCGTATAATATCAAAACATATGTCGTCCCGAACTTCTACccgtaccccgaattgctaactaggattctgagttcgtatgaagaagttatgagcaaaataagaACTCGGAAGACtaaaagggcaaaatggtcattttaaaGGGCAGTGTTATTGGCACCCAACCTTGTGTTAAGGGGAAACCTCTTGTTAAGGGGCAAATACAattcaaaggaactgctaaacACGGTCCAGTCTTTTACTTTGGTGGATACCAAAATTCAAATAATGTTAAAGGCGCCCAGACTATTACTAAAggccaccaccatcttcttcacaCATTTCACGACAGTAAAACAAGCAATGGCAGACATAAATTGATGATCATGATAGTGATGGATCTTGATTAAAAGTTATATTCGAATTTAAATATATCATTAGGTTCCTGAGAATGATATAATAAAGCTTGGGTAAATGTCTGATTTCAAATCAGAGGGATCGAAATTTAGGGAGCTGTTGGCAGAGATGAATGGGATTATGAATGGTGAttatgttgggaaaattggcacccgaGCGCAGGGAAAAATATGATCtcaaagggcaattggtgattgGAACCAAACatggagaaataataagaaatagacagaagataaacaatcacacatccacaacacaagatatacgtggttcaccctTACATGCTACATCCACAGCCAACACCACCataaaaacttccattaaatcaaagaccattacatgctctttccaaAACCCAAGACAAGCCAAAGAGTTatcaagacatacccgagaacaccattgaagaaaccatagaaaccaactctctaaaccattcctcaaaccagcctcatgtcttctcttctacgcTTTATTCACAGCTtctagtaacagaggagaaacatggaaacactaaaaACTAGGTTTAAAgcaaagccccaaaccctaaacactagaacaccaaaatcctctctctacaagtttttctctcgcaccgatattgaccttcacggtagcacaagATTCTACctaccaaagagaccaaaatcctaagcacaaggatttaccactcttctaggttggattatcTCTACACCTCTAATTCTAATCCTTTATATAGAGAAACTAACTTGGCCCTTAAGAATCCCTAACTTTGGGAACAAGTTTTCCTAACTTTGCTCTTaagttcctaaactttaggaacaaACTTGCATATGATAGAGTTTGACTTTTGGTCAAACTAACCACCGACTAAATCCCACAATTCTTCACCTCGGATCATGCTTTCAAGCATGATACGATTATAGTAAATTACCTTCATCCTCCACCAGAGCTATTCACCATCTCTATATACCCGTAGAATCACTGTGAGGCGCAAAtccgaacttccatcttcatagaaccatctcttAGACCAAAACATCATGACATTGATAAAATTCTTCAAACCATCTTATTCATGAAGAACACTTGTGAAACTGGCCACGTTTCAAAAACACTATGAAAATCTCTAATCACCATCACTGAATCCTTGCACagattccaccattgatcaccaagagaaccatccagaaAAATCATCGCTAGATCTACCTAACCAATAAGCTAACAACATATTGAACTCTAATCCAGAAATGAAAAATTAGCTCCAATATAATACTCcagcacatgtcatgattaccgtgtatctgaaatAAACTATCAGACATCTCCACTGTGATTAATAGGCTTAATCCTTTGAGCGATTTCCAAGCCATCACCAATCTGGTATACTTTTTACCATcatcacacccaacatactcgctcaGAATTTATACCATGTGAATGCCCATATTACTGTGGTATATGCTTTCGATATTGGGAACATTCTTGATATTACATGAaagccatcaagaatactttaacatagacttaaaaacataaatatataaAAGCTCGTGCATAACTTTGAAGCGTTGAtggacttgcttctacatgaTACTTCATAGCCccatcatttcttcaaactttgtaacccattATTTATAGTGTATGGTTACTAATAACCTTAAAGAAGTATATATATATTCCACCTCATTCAGCCTTAttttgcatcccatactacatcataaaactAAACACATAACGTACACCTCTACCAAGTTGGATCTCCGATTTATAAATCATATCACAAACCCATCTTTGTGTAAACATCGgttgaaatattatcttgaaaacatatttctccacccgaacaataaaccGTCGTTCAATTCCAGGTTCAATCACACCAGCCCGTCcttgctctgatacaaattgttggtaaaattggcaccccgagcgcagcggaaaACAAGATTACAAAGGAAAATTGGTGATTGGAACCAAACatggagaaataataagaaatagacagaagataaacaatcacacaaccacaacactagatatacgtggttcaccctTACAacctacatccacggccaacaccaccagaaaaacttccattaaatcaaagatCATTGCATGCACTTTCCGCAACCAAGACAagccaaagagttaacaagacatacccgagaacaccactGAAGAAACCATCGAAAACAACTCTCTAAACCATTCCTCAAACCAGCCTCGTGTCTTCTCTTCTACTCTTTCTTCACAGTTGTTAGTAACAGGGGAGAAacatctctacaagtttttctctcacaccgatattgaccttcaccgtagcacacgatcctccctaccaaaaagaccaaaatcctaagcacaagtgaaaaaacgggggtacaacgacctcacccaatattttgattagcaaactccaatatactttcaagagaatcaactagactcaatcttaataaagtatatcaaagagttaatatctctctttctcgattaaattcttactcaagcaaatagtaatctgcgagtctaatgaatacaagagaaatcactttaatggtaccaaagaccaatattcaagtatcaatcaatttcaatcaacaaccaaaggtaggatttccaattgattgattctagcgcacaacctatgatatttcaattatataacaaaatataatgcggaataaaaataacacagacgccagaattttgttaacgaggaaaccgcaaatgcagaaaaaccccgggacctagtccagattgaacacacactgtattaagccgctacagacactagcctagttccaactaacttcggtatggactgtagttgaaccccaatgaatatcacactgatccaaggtacagttatgctcctacgtctctaatcccagcaggatactacgcacttgattcccttagctgatctcacccacaactaagagtggctacgacccaaagtcgaagactttaataaacaaatttgtatcacaaagaaaagtctacagtaatagataaatctgtctcccatagaaatacctacgagtttttgttacgtcttttgataaatcaaggtgaacaggaaccaattgataaaccagacttatattcccaaagaacagcctagtattatcaatcacctcacaacaatcttaatcgacgcggcgaaagaagatattgtggaatcacaaacgatgagacgaagatgtttgtgactacttttatatcttacctatcggagatattaatctcaagccaatcgttacgattgtactcaaaacgatagaatcagcaagatcagatcacacaactacaagaaagtagtatcggtatggcttcacaatcccaatgaagtctttaagtcgttaacctgatttacaagaagaaacctaaggttaaaggagaatcgactctagctaatacaactagtatcacacagaaggtgtggggattgggtttcctagttgctagagttctcccttatgtagtctttcaaatcagggtttgcaatcaatgttagcttggtaataaagtattcaatattcatcgttagatgaaaacctgattagattcaagctaatatctttcaaccattgaatcgaaaacttatcttattacacacaaattaaatgcacgattttaggtttgtgtaaccgtacccaaacatgtacatttgttggttcaacaatagttaaccaaatggttagccatatgagcactttcatatcaaccatattattcttcaccataactagttcaaatgactcaaatgaactagttagagagttgttcaattgcaaggaaatattatgtaactacacatgacacaatcaaagcaaaaacgatttgattcactcgaatcagttcattaactttatagccacggtttgcattttgcattccttagttaatataaatatgagttcgcaaacaatcgtctttagatataaccaacttaaattcgcagacttagttcgcggactgagttcacacctcttgttccggttctcttgatcaacaaagttcgcaaacttcggttcaaggaaaaaggacgtatacatatatgtgttaccacacaatgcttatatccatcattggttatataatctaaactctaatttcaatcattgaaacatccttagaggacgttattatatagttgttattcacaaactatttttcgtcaaaatacgcaattttcaaaatgattgaaacataacatgacttccgtcactaggtaaagatgaacttggtcaaagcaaaagtttaccaacacatatttagagaaatagataggcgagataaattcggctcgaaatagcaaatgtgtataatcaaagtctatatagcaaaacgacttttgtctcaaaataggagatagagtagatagaattttgagtgatagataagttcaagtctccaccagttccttgagtagttcttcgtcttgtatgatgattgccatggagtttttgagctcaactacattttctatcctagtccgagacttagctatagtagactagaaatcaagacttatagttctgatcactaacattgacaaacatgcttgagatagcaacgcatgcgagttcgaccgatcaatgctctaacaacaaggatttaccactcttctaggttggattatcTCTACACCTCCAATTCTAATCCTTTATATAGAGAAACTAACTTGGCCCTTAAGAATCCCTAACTTTGGGAACAAGTTTTCCTAACTTAGCTCTTAAGTTCCTAAACTTTAGAAACAAGCTTGCATATGATAGAGTTTGACTTTTGGTCAAACTAACCACCGACTAAATCCCACAGATTAGCGACTGCAGTTGGAGCTCGAGAAGACGTGATGATCACGACAGAGATGTGGACGATGGAAGTAATGAGATTGTTCGTGATGAAAATGCAGAGAAGATGGGAATGAAGAACTTGAGCgtcgcagtgatgatgaagaatatggTTTGAACGTCGTTGTTATTGTTGGCTGTGAAGCTCAAGATGGTGACTGCTgctattgaagatgaagatgaacagAATTGGTTGCTTCTCGGGTTGATAATCATGGCAAGTGTCACACCTTCAAATACCCCAGATATTTTCTACGAAAGTGTAACCCGGCAGCACAGTGGTTCTGTGAATTAAGCTTCACCCATCTGCAcatcagccttataagtttgcacctatgCAAACAGCCAACTCTTCAGGTTAACAGCGGAAGTCTTTTTATCCTTCTTTCACTTCACTTAAACTTCTCAAATGCACCCCATAATGCATACAACACATTGCCATACTTTACTAACAATAATcagccaaccaagaacacttagaacatgacacaatcaactcttttattgaatcaaagggaagaaatacaaaactttcccacttagggacttacacagacttgttcaccttgaaccaagccttagccTTACAAAAACTCTCATATTTTGAGTCTCTCACTCACATATGCAAGCCTGTCGAATTTTCCatgccttaggactatttatagaATAGCTTTACTTGGCCAAACCGTGAACAACCGTTGCACACACATGGGACAACTATCTGTCCCATGGAGCAGTTCTGTAACCGCCAATAACTGTGCTAACTGGCCAGTTCTCTTCCAACTCGCGCCAATCATCCAATATATGTTCTCTTGAAG
This DNA window, taken from Papaver somniferum cultivar HN1 chromosome 3, ASM357369v1, whole genome shotgun sequence, encodes the following:
- the LOC113360575 gene encoding uncharacterized protein LOC113360575 yields the protein MEKAKSTANSSEYLHTTQHPKVSSSSHQHPNSASTNDKNETISLNKPFDICDRSECKNEDSVIHTIHVTPTVQVAQTNNIGNNGRFIPLECVQEDNILEDTEVHEEVQADVLETPQVKFIDGKTGKVSDETVEVTSWSKVVEKKVINPSPPTSQNSPSAVKGGNPAVANNKYNFRKNQEPKFLCSASFCSKLNLPGMKSMVIHNSTSSTKGNLWLFWNTSLATPQVVSISSQMITVSIGDVLVYGVHAHVKKSQTKFLWSEMEIISQFQKPWIVLGDFNAITSPDEKVGGKTPNINSMLDFIHCLNACNLLPAPKTGQQYSWSNCQQGKKRILCILDRVVFNSLWLQKYGDWGYKVGLRIVSDQAPFLGGCASIPKPKNVPWRFQKMWIDHPSFLSQLKKVWSEHIIGDPAFIFMQKLKN